The following proteins come from a genomic window of Mustelus asterias chromosome 1, sMusAst1.hap1.1, whole genome shotgun sequence:
- the LOC144493716 gene encoding toll-like receptor 2 type-2 gives MRSPSLGILLGGCIFIPTAFLQRNAHQYNVCEQCDSDNLCNCSSLKLENIPHVSENVSGFDLSHNKISQVKDTDFITYVRLKRLLLQSNQIQSIAEPAFQHNTHLEYLDLSNNLLTQLSPNWFKYLSKLQYFNVSGNNYTDLGSGRIFSNLTQLRWLEFGNPSLSFLKEDDFVGVTHLEEFIVKAEKLLVYQKGSFSSFRNISHAALSLHDTFRNEPDQARQILVELTGSTTHMELRDLAFPDKTDSLFPTVDNSTVRKYTFRNNSFTDGVVLNFINSSINTKLSELVVEDCELSGTGKWFGIKPITSNFLRSITLSNISIKRFYLFYDLSSISQLLVHVKTAKLTKLTLFLMPCTVSRTLQNVELLDLTDNLLNDYRLEETLCSGAWPSVRYLILQKNDFKFLGITSSKLSTLSNLTHLDLSQNRFRDMKTSCKWSKNLQFLNLSSCEMKSIKECIPPNVEVLDLSNNALHSFDVNLPLLKELNVSNNKFKRLPSDGYLPKMEILKISNNKLTSLTGVEIKAFKNLRFLEAGKNNYICSCEFLFYMNHDITVQLLNQKENYICDSPLFLRGMLIQNTKRSFFDCHTTLSLALLCVGICLAVGIVGMMCYKYHGIWYIQMTWAWLKAKRKPKKVRNNDICYDAFVSYSVMDSEWVENFLVRELEGAHPPLTLCLHKRDFIPGKWIIDNIIESIEKSRKTLFVLSQHFVQSEWCKYELDYTHFRLFDENDDKAILVLLEPIPKETIPQRFCKLRKLMNTKTYLEWPQEEVEQQNFWFNLQAALKYETNVTDGHEMQSFSPK, from the coding sequence ATGAGATCGCCCTCTCTGGGGATCCTTCTTGGCGGGTGTATTTTTATACCTACAGCTTTCTTACAAAGGAACGCTCACCAATACAATGTGTGTGAACAATGTGACTCTGACAACCTCTGCAACTGCTCTTCATTGAAGTTAGAGAATATTCCACACGTATCGGAAAACGTGTCTGGGTTTGATCTGTCACACAACAAGATCTCACAGGTTAAGGACACTGATTTCATTACATATGTGAGGCTGAAAAGACTCCTATTGcagtcaaatcaaatccagtccattgCTGAGCCAGCGTTCCAGCACAATACACACCTGGAGTATCTTGACTTGTCCAATAACCTTTTGACTCAACTGTCACCCAATTGGTTTAAGTATCTTTCCAAATTACAATACTTCAACGTTTCAGGGAATAATTACACAGATTTGGGATCAGGGAGAATTTTCTCAAATCTGACACAACTCAGATGGTTAGAATTCGGCAATCCTTCTCTATCATTTCTGAAAGAAGATGACTTTGTAGGAGTTACACATCTGGAGGAGTTTATTGTAAAGGCAGAGAAATTACTTGTGTATCAGAAAGGAAGTTTCAGTTCATTCAGAAATATAAGCCATGCTGCCTTGAGTTTGCATGATACATTCcggaatgaaccagaccaggcTCGGCAGATTCTTGTCGAGTTAACAGGATCCACCACCCACATGGAGCTGAGAGACTTAGCGTTTCCTGACAAAACGGACAGTCTATTTCCCACAGTGGACAACTCAACAGTGAGAAAATACACCTTCAGAAATAATTCTTTTACAGATGGTGTGGTACTGAATTTTATAAATTCGTCGATAAATACAAAATTATCGGAACTAGTTGTGGAAGACTGTGAGCTTTCAGGAACTGGGAAATGGTTTGGTATAAAACCCATTACAAGCAACTTTCTACGTTCAATAACATTAAGTAACATTTCTATTAAAAGGTTTTATTTGTTTTATGATCTTTCAAGTATTAGTCAGTTACTTGTACATGTTAAAACAGCTAAACTTACAAAGTTAACCCTGTTCCTGATGCCCTGCACAGTATCCAGGACATTGCAAAATGTGGAGTTACTTGATTTAACTGACAACTTGCTGAATGATTATAGACTGGAGGAAACGCTCTGTTCAGGAGCTTGGCCTTCTGTGCGTTATCTTATTTTGCAAAAGAATGATTTTAAATTCCTGGGAATTACAAGCTCAAAATTATCCACACTTTCTAATCTTACCCATTTAGATTTGAGTCAGAACAGGTTTCGTGACATGAAGACTTCATGCAAATGGTCAAAAAATCTACAATTTCTGAACCTTTCGAGCTGTGAGATGAAAAGTATAAAAGAGTGCATCCCTCCAAATGTTGAAGTATTGGATTTAAGCAACAATGCCCTCCATAGTTTTGATGTTAATCTCCCTTTGCTCAAAGAATTAAATGTGTCCAATAATAAGTTTAAAAGGTTACCAAGTGATGGCTACTTACCAAAGATGGAAATTCTGAAGATCAGCAATAATAAACTCACCTCACTCACAGGTGTAGAAATCAAAGCATTTAAGAATCTTCGATTTTTAGAGGCTGGAAAAAATAATTACATTTGTTCGTGTGAATTCCTGTTTTATATGAATCATGACATAACTGTCCAACTGTTGAACCAAAAGGAGAATTACATCTGTGATTCCCCTCTGTTTCTCAGGGGAATGTTGATACAAAATACTAAACGCTCTTTTTTTGACTGTCACACAACACTGTCGCTCGCCTTACTGTGTGTTGGCATATGTTTGGCAGTCGGCATTGTTGGGATGATGTGCTACAAGTATCATGGGATCTGGTATATCCAAATGACTTGGGCATGGCTGAAGGCAAAGAGGAAGCCAAAGAAAGTGAGGAATAATGATATTTGTTATGATGCATTTGTCTCGTACAGTGTGATGGACTCAGAGTGGGTGGAAAACTTCCTGGTAAGAGAGTTAGAGGGTGCTCACCCACCTCTAACGCTCTGCCTTCATAAGCGTGATTTCATCCCAGGGAAGTGGATAATTGACAACATTATCGAGTCCATTGAGAAAAGCAGGAAAACCCTGTTTGTTTTGTCTCAACATTTTGTTCAAAGTGAGTGGTGTAAGTATGAGCTGGACTATACCCATTTCCGTCTGTTTGATGAAAATGACGATAAAGCCATCCTTGTCCTGTTGGAGCCGATTCCAAAGGAGACCATTCCTCAGAGATTCTGCAAGCTTCGGAAACTGATGAATACAAAAACCTATTTGGAGTGGCCACAGGAAGAAGTAGAGCAGCAAAACTTCTGGTTTAACTTGCAAGCAGCATTAAAATATGAAACAAATGTAACTGATGGCCATGAGATGCAGAGTTTCTCTCCAAAGTGA